The Lucilia cuprina isolate Lc7/37 chromosome 5, ASM2204524v1, whole genome shotgun sequence genome includes a window with the following:
- the LOC111677242 gene encoding uncharacterized protein LOC111677242: MFEKRSIWGLIVGLNVCILIWLISVQEPVMFDASTAAISSSSNNFIINAASGGGGAVAGASAGGGGWGRDLLSKHIPATSNEYLDEVTLAASTLTTLNFSQNHNNNNSNNNNNFNMFDDKTPTTKTSDLSADIQSLTSSLGTGVLDLKIKPTPSWATLTAVSAALPPQDFNQLIDLNNFQFLMPQPVCSNHIEALILIHSAPKNYEKREIIRETWASISHHRVESPLRVIFLLGAVESEQLQEDLEKENNQYRDIIQGSFIDDYRNMTYKHIMAFKWFLYNCPQAQILIKVDDDVYVNTPQLIKYLREQQQQQQQMNTNDKPTIATAVTVTPNKTSTTTTTTTTSTTASSIFHKLNIFASETPPSSESTTTTAFNASQQLFNHPENLLFCQKIIGSLVKRSYRSKWRVSFKEYSERYYPPYCPGYAIIYSPDIIFRLYKAAQHFKYFWIDDVHITGVLAQQTNTTITTSSHYVLYSNECDQILTGKTDLSKTEFLFAWHSISAQKIKLLWHLQMMSINSLDDLHYNKEFKMNDVYQMQRQRQSQQQQHQLENIVENSSSSSSSSSSSSSSYTYTSANGFR; this comes from the coding sequence ATGTTTGAAAAACGTTCCATTTGGGGTTTAATAGTGGGACTTAATGTCTGCATATTAATATGGTTGATCTCAGTACAAGAGCCGGTTATGTTTGATGCCAGTACAGCGGCTAtaagtagtagtagtaataattttataataaatgcgGCATCAGGAGGAGGTGGAGCAGTAGCGGGAGCAAGTGCAGGAGGAGGCGGCTGGGGCAGAGATTTATTATCAAAACATATACCCGCCACAAGTAATGAGTACTTAGATGAAGTGACATTAGCAGCCTCAACTTTAACCACCTTAAATTTTAGTCAGAatcataacaacaacaatagcaacaacaacaacaattttaatatgtttgatGACAAgacaccaacaacaaaaaccagcGATTTGTCAGCGGACATACAATCACTCACCTCTAGTCTGGGCACTGGTGTGCTAGATTTAAAAATCAAACCCACACCATCATGGGCTACACTAACAGCTGTTTCAGCAGCACTGCCGCCGCAAGACTTTAATCAATTAAtagatttaaacaattttcaatttctcATGCCACAACCTGTCTGTAGCAATCACATAGAAGCCTTAATTCTAATACATTCAGCACCGAAAAACTATGAAAAACGTGAAATCATACGAGAAACCTGGGCCAGTATAAGTCATCATAGAGTCGAATCACCACTACGGGTAATCTTTCTGCTGGGCGCTGTTGAAAGCGAACAACTGCAAGAggatttagaaaaagaaaataaccaaTATAGAGATATCATACAGGGCTCGTTTATAGATGATTATCGCAATATGACCTATAAACATATAATGGCCTTTAAATGGTTTCTCTATAATTGTCCGCAGGCACAGATTTTGATAAAGGTCGATGATGATGTCTATGTAAATACACCACAGCTAATAAAGTACCTTAgagaacaacagcagcaacaacaacaaatgaataCTAATGACAAACCCACCATTGCTACAGCAGTAACAGTGACACCAAATAAAACTTCTACTACAACCACGACCACCACCACTAGCACAACAGCTTCTTCAATATTTCATAAACTCAATATCTTTGCCTCAGAAACACCTCCTTCATCCgagtcaacaacaacaacggcaTTTAATGCCTCACAACAACTCTTTAATCATCCGGAAAATCTAttgttttgccaaaaaatcattGGTTCATTGGTTAAACGTTCCTATCGTTCAAAATGGCgtgttagttttaaagaatACTCCGAACGTTATTATCCACCATATTGTCCGGGCTATGCCATTATCTATTCACCCGATATTATCTTCCGTCTCTATAAAGCTGCTcaacatttcaaatatttttggatCGATGATGTTCATATAACCGGCGTTTTGGCCCAACAAACGAATACAACTATAACCACCTCATCACATTATGTACTGTATAGTAACGAATGTGATCAAATCTTAACGGGCAAGACTGATCTCAGTAAAACGGAATTTTTATTCGCTTGGCATAGTATATCagcacaaaaaattaaattactttgGCATCTACAAATGATGTCCATAAACTCACTGGATGATTTACACTATAATAAAGAGTTTAAGATGAATGATGTCTATCAAATGCAACGACAACGGCAgtctcaacaacaacagcatcagttagaaaatattgttgagaattcatcatcatcatcatcatcatcgtcatcgtcatcatcatcctACACATATACCTCGGCGAATGGCTTCAGATAG